CCAGTTCGCCCAGGTAAGGAAATACAAACCGCTTCAGGTTGACCAGCATGTTTTCCTCTACGGCCCGCTTCTCTACCTCGCGATGGTCCAGGGAGGCTTTCAGCGCCTGGTTGACCTTCTCCAGGTAGGTCGATTTCTCATCCAGGGCAACCTGGCGCTCCTCGATGGTACGAATCATCTTTTTGCGCAGGGAGATATCGCGGATGATGGCCAAGCCATAGAGAGAACCGTTGATGGTGAAACGGTTCAGGCTGACTTCGGCATCGAATCGGGACCCGTCTTTCCTGAGAAAACGCCATTCGAAAAATTGAGGTTTATTTTGATCCAGCAACGCAAGTCTTCGGCGGACTTCGTCTTCGGACGATATCCCATCGGCCTGGTTTTGCGGTGAAAGGTCCAACGGCGACAGGCCGGTCATCTGGTCCCGGGAACTGTTGAAAAGGGCCAGCGCCTTTTGGTTGCAGTCGACGATGAAACCGTCCTTGAGAAGAAAGATGGCATCATTGGCCGACTCGAAAAGCTGGCGGTAGCGAGCCTCGCTGGCGCGCAGTTCCTGTTCTGCCGTTCGCTTGTCGGTGATATCCTGGAACGTTTCGATGGCCCCCGATATATTCCCCTCAGCATCGGTGAGTGGCGCGGCTGTGAAAAAGAGCCATCTGCCGTTTTCACCCAGTTTTGGGAAAAAATCCTCCCCTTCGTAACCGTTCCGGGTATGGCGGCAGTCTTTGACTTTGCCGCCATAAACCATGATCAGGTCTTCTGAACGGGTCTGATTGACGATCAGATCCGCCATTAGCTTCCTTTTGTGGCAGTAAAAGGCTTCGCGGTGCTTGACGGTTCCGAGCGTTTCGGATGCCGGGATGCCGG
This window of the uncultured Desulfosarcina sp. genome carries:
- a CDS encoding PAS domain S-box protein produces the protein MEVQLNLAQILEGNPIPTFVVDAQCRITHWNRACELLTGIPASETLGTVKHREAFYCHKRKLMADLIVNQTRSEDLIMVYGGKVKDCRHTRNGYEGEDFFPKLGENGRWLFFTAAPLTDAEGNISGAIETFQDITDKRTAEQELRASEARYRQLFESANDAIFLLKDGFIVDCNQKALALFNSSRDQMTGLSPLDLSPQNQADGISSEDEVRRRLALLDQNKPQFFEWRFLRKDGSRFDAEVSLNRFTINGSLYGLAIIRDISLRKKMIRTIEERQVALDEKSTYLEKVNQALKASLDHREVEKRAVEENMLVNLKRFVFPYLGELETCKLESEARAYLNIVQTNLNDIVSQFSKTIFSKYIDLTPTEVRIADLIREGKNSKEIADMLALSPSSIQWHRKNVRQKLGLTNKKINLQSYLNALSE